Proteins encoded by one window of Canis lupus dingo isolate Sandy chromosome 22, ASM325472v2, whole genome shotgun sequence:
- the BORA gene encoding protein aurora borealis, whose translation MAPSAPRPRRIPWEDPRRCRPGPEVDLKSFLASRRLGALAGGNGDKFSLCAMGDVKESGMQITPETPGRVPVLNPFESPGDYSNLHEQTLSSPSVFKSRKLPTPGKFRWSIDQLAVINPVEIDPEDIHRQALYLSHSRIDKDVEDKRQKAIEEFFTKDVIVPSPWTDHEGKQLSEYHSSKCINITSDSPIGRKLTIHSEKSNAACQTLLSLPVDFNLENVLGDYFRADEFSDQSPGNLSSSSLRRKLFLDGNGSISDSLPPASPRSPCSGAQASLEVFYSIDLSPVRCRSAVQTPSSGQFSSSPIQGSAKKYSLGSITSPSPLSSPTFSPIAFQIGKTPLPEQRKFTFHSPDNSSGTTNSNGITNPCIRSPYIDGCSPIKNWSPMRLEMCTGGTPYRTSLIRIPFALEAHSEDEEDQANLPPTDASSPAMDTGGLHLQQLNSDASPHGTHLVVTAMSITQNQSSTSEKELALLQDVESEKENNTVDMVDPIEIAEENTWIKEPVDNGSLPMTDFVSGIAFSIENSHICMSPLAESSVIPCESSNIQMDSGYNTQNCGSNIMDTVGADSDAQTLEVESKSQVFNTKEEHVTQRC comes from the exons ATGGCACCCTCGGCGCCACGGCCTCGGCGGATCCCCTGGGAGGATCCTCGAAGATGCCGTCCGGGGCCGGAAGTGGACCTCAAGTCCTTCTTGGCTTCCCGCCGCCTGGGGGCCCTGGCTGGGGGAAACGGAGACAAG ttttctctctgTGCTATGGGAGATGTCAAAGAATCAGGAATGCAGATAACACCGGAAACTCCAGGAAGGGTCCCAGTTCTGAATCCTTTTGAAAGTCCTGGTGATTATTCTAATCTCCATGAACAAACTCTCTCCAGtccttctgtttttaaatcaAGGAAATTACCA ACTCCAGGGAAATTTAGGTGGTCTATTGATCAACTAGCTGTAATAAATCCTGTAGAAATAGACCCAGAAGACATTCATCGTCAAGCTTTATACTTAAGTCATTCTCg aatagataaagatgtggaagacaaaagacaaaaagccATTGAAGAG tttttcacaAAAGATGTCATTGTACCCTCTCCTTGGACGGATCATGAAGGGAAACAGCTTTCAGAATATCATTCCAGTAAAT gTATTAACATAACTAGTGACTCTCCAATTGGTAGAAAGCTGACCATCCATTCTGAGAAAAGCAACG CTGCTTGTCAGACATTGCTGTCTCTTCCTGTggattttaatttagaaaatgtattag GTGATTATTTTAGAGCTGATGAATTTTCAGATCAGTCTCCTGGAAACCTGAGTTCTTCATCCCTcagaagaaaactatttttagatGGCAATGGAAGTATTTCTGACTCCTTACCTCCAGCTTCTCCCAGAAGTCCTTGCAGTGGTGCTCAAGCCTCACTTGAGGTTTTTTATTCGATAGACTTATCTCCTGTACGGTGTAGGAGCGCTGTGCAGACACCAAGTTCG gGGCAGTTTTCTTCCAGCCCTATTCAGGGCAGTGCAAAAAAATACAGCTTGGGAAGTATAACCAGCCCTTCACCTCTTTCTTCACCCACTTTCTCACCGATCGCATTTCAAATAGGAAAGACTCCACTCCCGG aACAAAGGAAGTTTACTTTTCATTCTCCTGATAATTCGTCTGGAACAACAAATTCTAATGGAATTACTAATCCATGTATCAGAAGTCCTTATATAGATGGCTGCTCACCAATTAAGAACTGGTCTCCTATGAGACTTGAGATGTGTACGGGTGGTACTCCGTACCGGACCTCACTGATTCGGATACCTTTTGCTCTCGAGGCTCACAGTGAAGATGAAGAAGATCAGGCGAATCTTCCTCCTACAGATGCCTCGTCACCAGCCATGGACACTGGTGGACTACACCTGCAGCAGTTGAATAGTGACGCTTCTCCACATGGCACACATTTAGTAGTGACTGCCATGTCGATTACACAGAATCAGTCCAGCACTTCTGAGAAAGAATTAGCACTGTTGCAGGATGTTGAAAGTGAGAAGGAGAACAACACTGTGGATATGGTTGATCCTATAGAAATAGCAGAGGAGAACACTTGGATTAAGGAGCCGGTTGATAATGGGAGTTTGCCCATGACTGATTTTGTGAGTGGGATTGCCTTCAGTATTGAAAACTCTCATATATGCATGTCACCTCTTGCAGAAAGCAGTGTCATTCCTTGTGAAAGCAGTAACATTCAG ATGGATAGTGGCTATAATACACAGAATTGTGGAAGCAATATTATGGATACAGTTGGAGCAGATAGTGATGCACAAACCTTAGAGGTTGAGAGTAAATCTCAAGTTTTTAATACAAAG GAAGAACATGTAACACAGAGGTGTTGA